Below is a genomic region from Fulvia fulva chromosome 5, complete sequence.
ACACCTGCGAACCGAGCACCTTTATCTACTCGCCGCCTGCCAGGTGTGCAACTAATGGTTGAGCGTCGACTGAGACGCTCGGCCATGATCCCCTCAGACCCCACGCCCAGCCTGCCTGAGCCTCTGATGCCTTTACTCTAGTCTCAAACACGAGTCCATGTTGCCGGGTGGCATCACCGTTCCAAGACATTGGCAAACAGTGATCGAAACCATACCATACGGAGCAAATGCATACATTGCGACCACCACGGCAAATATGCGGTTATTCCAGCAGCTGTAGCCTCGCTGGTCAGCCGGGGGAAAGCACCAATTAGTACGGGTACGGAGAGAATTATGCTGCAATGTCGGCCATAGACCCAAGACTACTGTAGCACGACTGCAACACTACTGGCTTGGACATCAATCGGAAAATGATAGCACACATTGTTCATAACGACAGTATACAATCTGTCGCAAAGCATCCGACACTACCAATCTTGTGTCGCTGTCATGAGCACAAGTTACGTTACATCAACCCTCGTCAACACTCAGTTGCCCCCTGGGATATCGCTGTTGACCTTCTGGTCCACGACATCGTCGATTTCCTTGTCGAACTGCTGTGGAACACCCTCCTGGCTGGCGAAGCTGTTGACTTCTGCAATGGAGTTAGCATGAGCCAATAAGATCTCGCCGTGAGCATACCATTGTTCACTTTGTCGTCTGCACCGCGCTCGAAGCTGTTGCCTGGCTGAGCATCCTTGACTTCCTTCTGGCCGACAAGGTTCTCTGCTTTGTTGATGAGGTCGGACATGTTATTGTAATGATATTGTATGGATGTGATGTACAGCGACCTCTGCGAAACGGGACTGTAGTGCAAGAGCTTGCAAGGTACATAAATGGAGGCGAAGATCCAGCTTCGTGGAGCTGTGCCGCGTCATGATCACTGGTCACTCACTTCGTTCTTTGCCAAGTTTGCCAAGTTTTCAACTTCCTTTCCTGGCCAAGCTTGCTCTCGCTCAGATCTTTGGCCAAAGCTTGTGTCAACGGTCGCCTCCACATAGCTCATGTGCATTGGCTCACTGTACGCCTTATCAGAGCCAGCACCTTATGCTTGGTGCACACACGATGCCGCTACCAAGGCAATTCCCCAGATACCAGTTTGCCACGATGATTTCCAAACGATTTCTCGACTCAGAGAATGTACTGCATTGCAGAAAGAGGCAGTGTAGATGTAACTAGCCTGTTGAGATGTTACATCGGCGATAACCGTGTTCGTGGCAGCAATGGTTCTGTCGATGGGAACGGAAGTGGGCTCATCAGCTGGTGGAGAAGCAGCCTCGACGCGGACCAACACGATAGCGGCCGGCATCAAAATGCACATGACCATTGCGGAAGCCGTGCAGAGCTGGACGAGAAGACCTAGCACAATTCTCCCCAGCGTGCTGTGGTCGGCAAGCCTCGATGCGACTTTGATCGGCAGCAGCATGCTCAAAGTTTGCGCGCAAGCATAGACCATCGACGGCAGGAGGAGCTGTTTGCAACGAGTCTGCGTCTGCGGCCAGAGTCTCGATCTGATGGTAGATGGGGAAGATGTCGAAATCATCCCCTGAATCCACAATTGGTGGAGTGGCGCGAGGACGGCTGAGACGATCGTGTACGCGATCGTCCGTGGATATGCATGGTAAAGGGCGAGGTTGTGATCGATGAGGAAGAGCGAACTCAGGAGGGCAATGTAATAACAGCAGCTCAGCAGAGCATTCCCCCAGAAACGACCGGATCGGCTGCTTTCGAATAGGATGTTGGTCAGGAATGAGACCCATGCGCCGAGTTCCATGGGTATGCGGAGCACGTCCAGGTCTAGATGATCTACACCATCAGGACGGCGACGACTTCTGGGCACCATCGAATAGCCATATGCTCTGGTGTTGTGGCCCTTGTGAATGACCACACAACGGTGCATGCTCTGCGAAGTTGCCATGACCAGTCAGCACGAACGCTCCGACCTGAGAGACCTTTTTCGCCATTCGTCAGCAACTCCGAGCCTCATGACATTCATCGAGGACTCTCACCAACACGAGCAGAATCAGGGAAAGCACCATGGCGCCTGGACGGTAGAAGCTAAAGAACGTCTTCGTCTCCTCGGGCATGGGTGTGCCCATGTGCTCCGACCTCAGCACTCGAGCGAGGTACACGAGTACACTCTGACTTGTCGAAGCGGCAAGCTGGACAAGGCTCTGATGAGCCGGAGACATTGTAAGTCTTCCCATCCTCGGCCGTTTGAAGATTTGCCAAAATTCTGGGGAGAAATGATGTGAAGTGGCCTCGTGAAGCGGAGTAATAGGCAAGGATGTCATTGCCTAACGAGCTGATACCCAGATGCTGTCTCTATCGCTGCCGCTGTCACTACCACTGCCGCTGGCGTGCGGGCGTGAACTCGAGAGGTGGACTGCGCCGCCTGCGTGCTGCATCAAaaaatgtgctgttggcggttgtgaacctccaaaggtaagcgtagcggagtggagctctctaccaacccttctagactgcaaagtagcgtgcgatccacgctaccgctacccgacGTACAGTGCTTATTATATGACGACATAGGCGTTAGCGACGAGTATACGTTTGCGAGTTTGCCAACAGGCACAGTgcggtaggtcacgtgaccctaaAGCTTGAGAGTTGACCAATCAGAGCGGGCGCCAAGGCTAGTTGAGGGCTGGTATAGAGCTTCACTCCCTCGCTGACgcctcacctacgtactcgcaagctcgtactccggtgtggctagcgctcggtcgctacgcttaatCAAAACATCGCGTCGGAGTGTGCTTACGCGCCGCCACCAACGTCGAAACCTCCGCCTTCATCAGTGGAAACCCAAAGCAGGTCTGCGACGTACATGTAGGTTGCAACAAGAGCAAGAGCGAAGAAGAATAGATCCATGGCCGGAAATCGAGTTGAGTCAATAGTCTTCGCGCGAGAGTTCTGTAGTCTATACGTGGGTATCAGTAGCAACAGGCTATACAttaacaacaacaacaacaacaacaacaacaacaacaacaacaacaacaacactCCACTCTTCGACCTTGACCGCCCCTACGACTTCTTCAGCAGGTAGTCCGACCGCTTCGCAACCTTGACGTCCCAAATCGTCTCAAGAATGCCCCTCACGCTCCGTCTCGGCCGGGTGTAGTTCATGTCGGCGTGCAGCTTATCGTATACGGATGGCAACGTCTCCGCCTTCCACTTCTTTCGGTGCTCATCGTAGCGCTCCTTGTTGTAGATTGTCCAGAACTCCTCAGCGGTGTAGTACGTTCTTGCGTACAAGAGCTTGCTGCCCAGCAGGACACTCGCCTTCAGCTCTAGCTCGCGGTTGAGCTCGTAGAACTCTTCGGAGTTGCGAGGACCTCGGCCATACACGCCCACACCAAATATACGCTGCTCTCTCACGCTGCCAATGACATCTCCGTTGAATCTCATGTCGATTCCGATCTCTTGTGCTGGCTTGAGTGGGCACAAGAAGATCTGACATTCAGGCATCTCTTGCGCAACGAATTCAATGAACTGCGTTACCGTGGAGGCTGGTATGCCGAAATCTTGAACCACATACTCATCCGCCAGGCCCGTCTTGTGCAATGCCATGTAGCATGTCCGGCTGTCAAGGAATGGGTCGGCGAGTCGGCGGGTGATGCGGTTCTGTGGGACGTGGAAATGCTTGAAGGCGAGCTTGCCTCCCCAGAATGCGCCATGGTCGTAGCGGAAGAGGTAGTCGGTCAGGGTGAGGATGACGGGAGGGATATCGGCGATCTTCGTCGTGCCGTTGCTTTCTCCATTGGCATGACCATTCGTGCTTCCGTTAGTGGCGCCGTTTGCCGCAACTTTGCCCTTGGTCTCAGCATTGGTCAGCATTGATATTTTGTTGTTGTGCTTCTTGAGATGCGCTTCGATGGTGTCGGCAAACCAGTGCACTTGCTTCGTGGTCAGTAGCGGCGCACGGCTGTCCCGCTGCGCATAGTCGATCATCTTGCCGAACATGACGACCGCTGAGCGGCGGTTGAAGTAGATGCCATCGATGTACTCGATGGTGGGGTCTGAGCAAGCTTCCTCAAAGATGGCCGGTACTGTCAGAGGCTCGCTGACGGGCTTGATCTGCACTTGGACATGCGACTTGGCTGGCAGCAACTCGATGGTGACGAGTGTGATGATGCCGAAAGTGCCCAGGGAGCCGTGCGCCTCTTGCAGGAGGTCGGCATTCTTCTCTCGGTTGGCATACTCCAAGGTGCCATCGCCAAGCACGATCTCAATCTCGGAGACGGTGTTGCCAAACAAGCCATATCGGTACATGCTGGACTCGCCGCTCATGCCTGCAAAGCCTCCGCCGCAAGTGATGCCCTTGAACTCCATGACGATCTTTGGCACGTATCCGGCGGCAATTGTGTGTGCAGCCAGGACGTCCATGGACACATTCGGCTCTGCCTTGACGGTCATGGTCTCCTTATCGACGGGGAAGATGCGATGCATGTCGGATGTGTCGACGATGGCATCTTTGGTGAACTGCATTGGGCGTGTGGACGATGTCGAGCCATGGTAGATGCGAAAGTGCTTCTTCTCGTTGTGGAACTTCTCGACCTGGCTCGCGATGCGCTTGACAGCAGCGTCGTGCTCTTCGGCGAGCTTTGTGGCGGCCATGATGTGGTGGGAGGAGTGTATGGCTAAGTATGGCGGCTTCTTCACCAGCAAGCCGAGTGATGCTTTGCTCTAGAGGATAGCAACTGATCAGACAGATGGGCGATGAGTCGATGGATGGAGGCAGAGAGAGTGCTGCTGTCAGTGAAGCAAGCGGTGATGTCGAGACAGAGACACGCGTTTCAACAACTTGAAGGTCGCGACTGCTTGGGGCTGTTCATCATCGTTCCCCAGGGCAGCATCCGAGCTCTTCCGCGGGATTGGCATTGCTGCGCCGCGGTGAGCAGTCGCAAGCTGCTTGTCATATTGCTGATATTCAGGACTTGGCATAGTAGAAATACTGAGGCATACGTCGGACTGACCAACGAGTCGTTTCAAAGATGTCCATAGCTGACTGATCGGTACAACAGAGGGAGAACTCCCAGAGCAAAGCAACAGCAATGCCAATGCTGGACAAGGGTTCGAGCTCTGGCAAAGCTCTCCGAGTCGCTGGGAATGGGATCGTGCGGAGACAAGTCCGGGACGATGGACCCCCTCGGGCGATCTGCATTGCACGTGCACAGGAATCTTGAAGAAGTCAGTACGCACGGTACGGTAGTACCATCGACTAGCCTCGACCGCGCTCACTGCCCATGTGCTTGATTGGCCGAAGCAAAGCAAGAACGACAAACCGTCGACTACCGGCACGACTAGTTCTACGCCGACCGAGTAATGCATGTGCCCACCCACGCCACCATCCCGACCTCACACGCCGACCGCGCCTGCCACGACATGGACCCATCACCCAACAAGCCGATGCTCCATCTCTACCACCACCACACCGACCATGCCACCCGTATGATCCTATAGCGCCTGCAACAACAACAATCCTTGGAGGAACTCCACCCCAGCACCATGTCGCGACCGATCGCCCTATCAATCCATGTCTGACCCACACAGTCATGAGCTCCCAGGCTCGCTCAACGGCACCGCTCTCCTCGACCACCTTCCAGTGCCCTGCATATACTTGACGACCGACCATCGGATCGCATACTACAACACTGCTGCGCGAGACGTCATTCGTGCAAAGGGCAGCATTGAGCAGCATGGCACGTCCTCCTCGTATACCAGCATTGCTCGATCCATACTCGAGACGGAGTTTGTCGACATACAAGTCAAGAGCAAACATGAGCTGGAGCAAGGCCTGAACGATGTTGCTACAGCCTTTGGTGACGCTATGCTCACCACGGGCGATCAGAATCAATCACGACTAAATGGTGCTGAAGGCCAGGCGCACTCAATATCACTCCAGTCTGGACCCACATCCAACTGGCAATGGACACTGTCTTCCTGTGTCATCGACACTCTGCCCTTTCTCTGCCTCACGGGAAGTGTACCGACTCCACCTCCTTCGTGGAAGACCACCGAGCTCACTAGGAATGAGGAGCATGAGCTGTTTCATTCCCTTGCTGACCCCTCATGTGAGTACATACCGGTGGTGCTAGGCTGGCAGTGTCTTGAAACACCTGTTGATCTACAAGGCTATCCCGACGCTCGTCACCAGAATCCTTTCGGGCTTTGGTGAGAGCATTGCCAGCATGTTCACGGCTGCGCGGCTCTCTCCTCTCAGTACTGCACACCAACTGACTGCCACACTTTGATAGGGCGAGATGTACCTTATGCTACCAGCTTGATGTATGCCGACAGCAACACTTTCCAAGTCAATGAACACGGCCGTGGATCTCTCGGCGAATTGGCAAGGGCCATGACCGATGGTGATGAGCCATCGGAGCAGCATTTGAATGTATGGGACGAAGCATTCAACGATCGCAAGGCATTATCGGACGCTGCTGGTCCCACCACACTCAAGTCGCGCAAAGGCATCCTTTCCTTGAAGTATGGCCTCGAGGACCCAACTACTGGCGCACGAAGCATAATCGACAGCACGTGCACCCTCCTGAATAACCCTTTCAACGATAAACCTCTTGGAGTCATCATCCAGGCGCGAGAGCCCCAGGAGTGGGCCAAATATATCGAGCAAAATGATATCCTCAGCAGATCCTACTGGACCACTGCCGGTGCGAGACCCATCATGGTGCGAACGATGAAATCTAATGGCATTATCGATTACTTTTCAGACTCGGTAAGAAAGCCCTCAACTGATATCTTTTGCATCTGGTCGAATACTGACCCTCTTCCTAACTTTCAGTGGGAGGCATTTGCAGGCCATACCAGGTCCAGGTTGTGTCAAGGCTACTGGAAGGAGTGTATCCATCCTGACGATCTACCTAAGTTGCAGGCGGCGGTTTCGTCCAGTATAAGATACGTGCATGTATCCGACTGCAAAATTCGCATAAGGCATCGCGAAGGTGGTGCGTATCGTTACTTTACGGATCGCATCGTACCTTTCAGGGACTTTGGCGACCATAGCAACAGGCAGCGCTGGTATGTTATAACCACCGACATCCACGATCTGCTGATGAGGCAAAAGCTGGCCCAGCGCTCCACGGAGCGCTTGTACAACCTGGTGAACAACATGCCCGTGAATATGTTCACACTCGATGAAGATTTATGTATCAGGAGTTCTCAAGGTGCACTGAAGCTCGATAGCAAAGGCGGGAGGTTGTACGAATCTGTCGACTACGAAGGCAGAGGCTTGCACGAAGTCGTCGGGGAACTTGCCAATACCAATGGCATCAATGAGGTGGTTGCGGAACTTGAAAAGGTTGCAGCCCGCGAACTGGATTTCATGATAACTGAACACCAAGTCGGCGGCAAGTATCTGCGCACGTTCGCAGTGCCCGAAGCCGACGAGGAAGACTTATTGGGAGCCGGGCGGAAAGCTCGCCGTGGAGTTTTGGCCTTGACGATGGATCTTACAGCCGAAGTGTCAAATGAGAAAGCCATACACAAGATCAAGATCATGCAGGAGGCAGAGCGAATGAAAGACCAGTTCCTGGCCAACATGTCGCATGAGCTACGAACGCCGATTGCGGGACTGCTGGGCATGACCGATCTACTCATTGAGACCGAATTGTCTCCAAAGCAGAGCGACTACGTGCACACCTTTCAGTCATCCGCAAGGAGTCTTTTGACCATTGTGAATAACATTCTGGACTTCTCCAAAGCACAGGCGGATGCCATCGTGCTGGAGCGGCTCTCTTTCGACTTTCCAAGACTTCTACATGACATCTGCAATACAAACGAGAACTTGGCGATGAAAAAGGGTCTTTCCTTTCATCTCGAGACTCCTAGCGAGCCGTTGACGCTGCTTGGTGATCCAGGAAGGATCAGGCAGATGTGAGTGATGACTTTTATCGGTGGCTTTGGGTGATTCTAATCACGAATTACAGCCTTCAGAACATGATCACCAATGCGATAAAGTTCACAAGCACGGGATACGTCAAGCTCAGTGCATCCTACGAGCAGCACGATGGCATTGTCAAAGTTATAGCTGTGGTCGAAGACACTGGTATGTACCAATCGTCGCATGCAGAACGAAGATAGCTCACACGTTGTTCGACAGGCATCGGCATCGATGATGAGACCCTCAAACGCCTGTTCAAGCCCTTTGTGCAAGCCGATCAATCGACTACCAGAGTCTACGGCGGAAGCGGCCTCGGCTTATCCATCGCTCGCAAACTTGCACAGGCGATGGACGGAGACGTAGTGCTTGAATCTCAGAAGGGACGAGGCACTAAAGCTCACATAATATTGCAGCTCGAGGGCCCACAACAGTCGACATCCCGCGAATCTCTCGCAGGGTCTTGCTCTACTTCTAATAGATCCAACAAATCCCAGGACGATCAAGCACACGTCTCGAACCTGCTCGAGGACGCACACATACTTCTAGTGGAAGATAATCTTGT
It encodes:
- a CDS encoding Delta(24)-sterol reductase; translated protein: MAATKLAEEHDAAVKRIASQVEKFHNEKKHFRIYHGSTSSTRPMQFTKDAIVDTSDMHRIFPVDKETMTVKAEPNVSMDVLAAHTIAAGYVPKIVMEFKGITCGGGFAGMSGESSMYRYGLFGNTVSEIEIVLGDGTLEYANREKNADLLQEAHGSLGTFGIITLVTIELLPAKSHVQVQIKPVSEPLTVPAIFEEACSDPTIEYIDGIYFNRRSAVVMFGKMIDYAQRDSRAPLLTTKQVHWFADTIEAHLKKHNNKISMLTNAETKGKVAANGATNGSTNGHANGESNGTTKIADIPPVILTLTDYLFRYDHGAFWGGKLAFKHFHVPQNRITRRLADPFLDSRTCYMALHKTGLADEYVVQDFGIPASTVTQFIEFVAQEMPECQIFLCPLKPAQEIGIDMRFNGDVIGSVREQRIFGVGVYGRGPRNSEEFYELNRELELKASVLLGSKLLYARTYYTAEEFWTIYNKERYDEHRKKWKAETLPSVYDKLHADMNYTRPRRSVRGILETIWDVKVAKRSDYLLKKS
- a CDS encoding Two-component system protein A, which produces MSDPHSHELPGSLNGTALLDHLPVPCIYLTTDHRIAYYNTAARDVIRAKGSIEQHGTSSSYTSIARSILETEFVDIQVKSKHELEQGLNDVATAFGDAMLTTGDQNQSRLNGAEGQAHSISLQSGPTSNWQWTLSSCVIDTLPFLCLTGSVPTPPPSWKTTELTRNEEHELFHSLADPSWRDVPYATSLMYADSNTFQVNEHGRGSLGELARAMTDGDEPSEQHLNVWDEAFNDRKALSDAAGPTTLKSRKGILSLKYGLEDPTTGARSIIDSTCTLLNNPFNDKPLGVIIQAREPQEWAKYIEQNDILSRSYWTTAGARPIMVRTMKSNGIIDYFSDSWEAFAGHTRSRLCQGYWKECIHPDDLPKLQAAVSSSIRYVHVSDCKIRIRHREGGAYRYFTDRIVPFRDFGDHSNRQRWYVITTDIHDLLMRQKLAQRSTERLYNLVNNMPVNMFTLDEDLCIRSSQGALKLDSKGGRLYESVDYEGRGLHEVVGELANTNGINEVVAELEKVAARELDFMITEHQVGGKYLRTFAVPEADEEDLLGAGRKARRGVLALTMDLTAEVSNEKAIHKIKIMQEAERMKDQFLANMSHELRTPIAGLLGMTDLLIETELSPKQSDYVHTFQSSARSLLTIVNNILDFSKAQADAIVLERLSFDFPRLLHDICNTNENLAMKKGLSFHLETPSEPLTLLGDPGRIRQILQNMITNAIKFTSTGYVKLSASYEQHDGIVKVIAVVEDTGIGIDDETLKRLFKPFVQADQSTTRVYGGSGLGLSIARKLAQAMDGDVVLESQKGRGTKAHIILQLEGPQQSTSRESLAGSCSTSNRSNKSQDDQAHVSNLLEDAHILLVEDNLVNKKVVLAHLEKLGVRHLDWVGNGADAVEYVDAAMKQDGGPRSRVRPDLILMDCQMPVLDGYDATRRLRTELKYEGPIVALTASAIEGDRKKCLDAGMDDHLIKPMSRKQLSQTIQKWLSSSRPAA